The proteins below are encoded in one region of Chaetodon trifascialis isolate fChaTrf1 chromosome 11, fChaTrf1.hap1, whole genome shotgun sequence:
- the tmem275a gene encoding transmembrane protein 275: MVITDRNTGTSVPKKEPQKKTRRKSRPHGLPSPALCCACGLCIMLAGLNITLVGAFAFSTLVPSANPPIIIGPILLLVAFSFFGACCVCSRLPPPHNSRRSKVGGRGTGLMGHGGLAGGAAFEIETSEHTLQDTTAVQLSPTSSPGSSQASSPEKEAPDVALPGPCKLFTMETNGPSSVSATAVYSASTAAGGEVQLTLPREEVVT, encoded by the coding sequence ATGGTCATCACTGACAGAAACACCGGCACCTCTGTACCTAAAAAGGAGCCGCagaagaagacgaggaggaagTCTCGCCCTCATGGCCTGCCCTCTCCGGCACTCTGCTGTGCCTGTGGCCTATGCATCATGCTGGCTGGACTCAACATCACCCTGGTGGGAGCGTTCGCCTTCAGCACACTGGTGCCTTCTGCCAATCCCCCGATCATCATTGGACCTATCCTCCTGCTGGTGGCCTTTTCCTTTTTCGGGGCCTGTTGCGTGTGCAGCcgcctcccccctccccacaACTCACGGAGGTCTAAGGTGGGCGGCAGGGGCACGGGGCTGATGGGACATGGCGGGCTGGCCGGTGGGGCAGCGTTTGAGATAGAGACCAGCGAGCACACGCTGCAAGATACCAcggctgtgcagctcagtcccACATCCTCTCCTGGATCATCCCAGGCATCCAGCCCTGAGAAGGAGGCTCCCGATGTGGCCCTGCCAGGACCCTGCAAGCTCTTCACCATGGAGACCAACGGCCCCTCTTCTGTTTCCGCCACTGCAGTCTACTCAgcctccacagcagcaggaggggagGTCCAGCTCACCCTGCCACGTGAAGAGGTGGTCACCTAG